taatgtggttcatatTCGCTTTTGACgggaatcgaacctaagacatctcacttacaagtaaagaggaaaaACACTAGActataatactaagtggcagaAAGCATGCAACTTAATTCATCTGAATGTAACTAAAATTTTCTGGTCAATAGACTGGAAAAACTGGAAAGCCATGAGAGAGGTAAGCTTTCAAAATCAGTAGATTCATTTATCAATCTTATCTAAACTAGGCAAACTAGCAATACTACCACATTACACATTTCAGTATTACACATTTCAGTATGACAGATGTGAGTTATACCAGTTGGCCGATGTAGACCTATTCACCCGAATTTGAACCGAATCGTTCAGAATCAACGAAGGCAAACACCTGTGCCTTCGGTGTCCATACTACTGAAAAGTACAGCAACAAATAAATTACTGTATTACTGGAAACCTACAATACATGGTAAATGAGTACAATACATGGTCGAGTTGGTCCATCACTTGTAAAAGAAGTAAAGATTATACTTTGTCTGCCATCTAAGTTTACAATATAATTAACCACCCCCGATTTCCTAATTTTTTACAGAAATTTTATCACAGAAGCAAGAAAGAATCATGAATCAGTAGGATTGGAAGCACAAACTTGAAGTCAGATTGCCGTAGATCATAGCTTCTCTCCCCAGTTTTCACGACAATCTTATATCGATTAGCTTGGGGTGACTTGTATAAACGACGAACCAACCATGAGTTTTCCTTCCAAGGACTGGCGCGTTTTCCTCAAGGGAAACTTATTTACAGAAGCATCACAAGGACCATCCCGGAAGCAAGGAGTAGAGAAAGCATCACATTATCATGGTACAGACCTGGAGACCATGAGAGCACATGTTTTAAGATTAAACTCATAAGCctaaagaggaggaagaaaaagaaaaaaaaggtctaTAAAAAACATTCGTAATTCAAGGCTCTAGGGGAACTGTGGTTTTCTATGTATATAATGCTCGAAGAGTTCTGTGACTAGTTACCAAATAATTTTCATAAGGATAAACAAACTTAGCATGCCTTACATACTGCACATGGGGACTGCTGAAATAAACGAAATTATCACCTATGAAGATTAACGAATGAACCTACTCACTACTTTCAGCAGATGTTGCCGCAGGAAGTGCAGGAATCTTGACATCTGGAATTCAGACAAGTCAGGCAGAAATCATGAGCGCACTACTAAAAGGAAAATACAGCCTTACGAAAAAGTAGTGTCAATTTGAATATGTAATGGGATTGCAAATGCAGGGTACTCCACTGCAATGAATAAACGCTAAGAGCTTGCTTGCACGTACTTTTATTGCACGATGAAGCTGCGCCTTGAAAGGTGGGCCATGGAGCTGGAATGTTATCATTCAAATCACAAAGGAAGCTGACTCCTCAACTGTCAAATGTTGCATCGGAAGGCAGGCTCGGCAAAAGACATCCAGACACTATGATGCAAAAGTAGAACGAAAGACCAGTTTACAAGATTAGCAAGAAATGAGGAAAAAGCACTGGTATGAAATTATTGACAACTCAACAATCATTGGCAAAGTCAAAATTAGTTATTCTgacaataaattaaaaaatgcaACTTTTTCTTTCGGAtacagtaattttttttttctttgagaaCGCTAAAATAATGGGTGATACAAACGAAAGTAAGTTTATTACCTTGATTTCCAACTGAGTGTGCAAATCCATCCCCAAATGATTTTGACATGTATAAAGCACACAATCTGTATTAGCACCATGGTAGGCTGTTTATCATTTGTTAAAGAAAATACAGGAACAGAGGAAGCACTAACCTTGAAGAGAGAAATCCTTGAGGCTTATATGACATAGGCTATACACATCTTCGATAATATTTGATTTTCTTAACTTTATTCCCAGTGATGCAGCACAATCCAAAGCTTGCACGTTGGTTATGAGACTCTGCTTTTGCAAGTGGGCCACATAGCTCTCCATGGCAGTACAACATGCAGTCCGGTTACTTATCCCATTCCCACAACCCACTGCAACATGCTTCATGTCAGGGAAAACCAGGGGCAAGCTGAAGTGAACACCAGACAGAAATACATGATCAGATACTCCAATCGAAGATTGGCATCTCCAAGTAAAATACAAGATGCAGAGCAGAAACATAAACTAGTATTCTTTTTCTTGCTCTATTTCTATTTCTCTCTCACACAAAAATCACGTATAATAATCAACATTCACAAGATGGGAgtaagccccgaatatgatgaAGGCAGACAGCTAGAACTCCAATGATATCTCTTATATGACTGATCCATATTCATAGAGATGGCAATCCACCTATAGAAGTGCCAAGAAAATTCCTTCCAATACAGAAAGAAAGAGCCTGGTAAAATCATAAAAATAGGAGAGACAGTCTATAAGAAGATATATGCAATAATATTTCCTTGACCACTGGCACTAATTCATTGATACAGTTTTAGGAGACAACTCTAAGAAACTTCTAGATAAATGTATGAATATCCCATTTTCAACCGGTTAACATAATAACTataattttccatttttctgtttagaaaaaataagaactaaaagataaaagaaaactACAGAATTTGATGGAGGTCCTATGTAGCACCATGTTTTACTATAAACTCACCCATGTTAATCTTGCAATTAGATAGTCCCCTTAGAGCTTCCTTGGCACGAGAAGGACTGAGTTTACTTGCCAGCCACCGGAGGACCATATTTTTGCAGTCATTGACTTTACTTAATCGTATATAAAATGGGTGtaacggagatgaggatgcttcgttggatgtgtgggcacacgagaaatgataagattaggaatgaggatatcctaggtaaagtaggagtagccgaaattgaaggaaagatgagagaaaatcggttacggtggtttggacatgtgcaaagaaggcctactgacgctcaggttcgaagatgtgactacgggacagaggttcagggtcgaaggggtagaggaagacctaggaaaactttggaagagaccctaagaaaagacttagagtacttggatctaacggaggacatgacacagaaccgaacgcaatggtgttctaggattcatatagccgaccccacttagtgggaaaaggctttgttgttgttgttgacttTACTTAATCGATCCGGTATCAGATAATGAGCACCATCTGTGCTCAAAAGATCAGAAGCTTTCAATGCAATCCTTGTAGCAGCCTCTAATATGGCATTCTCACAAGTTTGAGCGCAAGGTCAATCTTCTCACAAGCGGCAAGCAACTTTGAAGTATCAACTGTATCCTCAAACTCATTAACATCAAAGACTGGGCAAGATGCATCAGTCAGATTTGATGAATGAACCGAGCATATTTGAGCAAGACTGTCATTTGCACCCTGGCCCACCAAAATCTGTTCAATATCTGATAGACCGTGTTTAGCAGTTGTTCCATTTAAAGCAAGAACATTGGTTTCTTTACCGGATTGACCAACGAGAATTGTGAGAGTGGCTTCCAACTGTGGACAACACATTACATTAGCCAGTAATGGTGCAAAAACGGACCAGCAATCAATTGAGGTCACACTCATCAAACTCTCAGCAACACTGAAGTTTAGTCTACAGAGTCCTGCAGGCATGGATCAACGAGAAAAGTATGTAACTTGAGAACAAAACCACAAAATGCCAAGGGGAATTTAGTTTAACTGGAGCGAATAGGGAGGGAGGGCGGAACCTGATAATTTTGGGACGGTGGTATTAGTATATGGTGCCAATGGTGAAGGAgcaagaaggggaagaaagggcTGAGGAGTCGCTGTAGGAGAGATCATTGGTAACATAGAATCTTTTTGCTTAATCGACAAGACTGGATCTTTAAGATAATCTAACGTGCTGCAACAACATACATGGAGGCCTATAAAACGAAGAGCATTGGTAAGTAATAACAAAACAGCAAAACTACACAAATCACAATCAGAAAAGTTTAAGACGCATAACTTCCTAATGAATTTTAGAGCAGTTCTAAAGCCATAGACAAA
This genomic interval from Malus domestica chromosome 05, GDT2T_hap1 contains the following:
- the LOC103428480 gene encoding uncharacterized GPI-anchored protein At1g61900-like, yielding MVLLRLTAHIFILFLSLHVCCCSTLDYLKDPVLSIKQKDSMLPMISPTATPQPFLPLLAPSPLAPYTNTTVPKLSGLCRLNFSVAESLMSVTSIDCWSVFAPLLANVMCCPQLEATLTILVGQSGKETNVLALNGTTAKHGLSDIEQILVGQGANDSLAQICSVHSSNLTDASCPVFDVNEFEDTVDTSKLLAACEKIDLALKLKNGKL